The following proteins come from a genomic window of Enterobacter chengduensis:
- the bglX gene encoding beta-glucosidase BglX codes for MKWLCSVGVAVSLALQPALADDLFGNHPLTPEARDAFVTELLKKMTVDEKIGQLRLISVGPDNPKEAIREMIKDGQVGAIFNTVTRQDIRKMQDQVMDLSRLKIPLFFAYDVVHGQRTVFPISLGLASSFNLDAVKTVGRVSAYEAADDGLNMTWAPMVDVSRDPRWGRGSEGFGEDTYLTATMGKTMVEAMQGKSPADRYSVMTSVKHFAAYGAVEGGKEYNTVDMSPQRLFNDYMPPYKAGLDAGSGAVMVALNSLNGTPATSDSWLLKDVLRDQWGFKGITVSDHGAIKELIKHGTASDPEDAVRVALKSGINMSMSDEYYSKYLPGLVKSGKVTMAELDDAARHVLNVKYDMGLFNDPYSHLGPKASDPADTNAESRLHRKEARDVARESLVLLKNRLDTLPLKKSGTIAVVGPLADSKRDVMGSWSAAGVADQSVTVLTGIKSAVGDNAKVVYAKGANVTNDKDIVTFLNQYEEAVKVDPRTPKEMIDEAVNAAKQSDVVVAVVGEAQGMAHEASSRTDITIPQSQRDLIAALKATGKPLVLVLMNGRPLALVKEDQQADAILETWFAGTEGGNAIADVLFGDYNPSGKLPMSFPRSVGQIPVYYSHLNTGRPYNADKPNKYTSRYFDEANGPLYPFGYGLSYTTFKVSDVKMSAPTLKRDGKVTASVEVTNTGKREGATVIQMYVQDVTASMSRPVKQLRGFEKVNLKPGETQTISFPIDVDALKFWNQQMKYDAEPGKFNVFIGVDSARVNKGEFELL; via the coding sequence ATGAAATGGCTATGTTCTGTAGGTGTCGCCGTCAGCCTGGCGCTGCAACCTGCGCTGGCAGACGATTTGTTTGGCAATCACCCGCTCACGCCTGAAGCACGCGACGCGTTTGTCACGGAATTGCTCAAGAAAATGACGGTCGATGAGAAAATCGGCCAGCTGCGTCTTATCAGCGTCGGCCCGGATAACCCGAAAGAGGCCATCCGCGAGATGATCAAAGACGGGCAGGTAGGGGCCATTTTTAATACCGTCACCCGCCAGGATATCCGCAAGATGCAGGATCAGGTGATGGATCTCAGCCGCCTGAAAATCCCGCTGTTCTTCGCCTATGACGTGGTGCACGGTCAGCGTACCGTTTTCCCCATCAGCCTCGGCTTAGCGTCTTCCTTCAACCTCGACGCGGTGAAAACCGTCGGACGCGTGTCGGCGTATGAAGCGGCGGACGACGGCCTGAACATGACCTGGGCGCCGATGGTGGACGTCTCGCGCGATCCGCGCTGGGGCCGCGGCTCGGAAGGCTTTGGTGAAGATACCTATTTAACCGCCACGATGGGTAAAACCATGGTGGAAGCGATGCAGGGCAAAAGCCCGGCGGACCGCTACTCGGTGATGACCAGCGTCAAACACTTTGCGGCCTACGGCGCGGTGGAGGGCGGTAAAGAGTACAACACCGTCGACATGAGTCCGCAGCGCCTGTTTAACGACTACATGCCGCCGTACAAGGCAGGGCTGGATGCGGGCAGCGGCGCGGTGATGGTGGCGCTGAACTCGCTGAACGGCACGCCTGCGACCTCCGATTCCTGGCTGCTGAAAGACGTGCTGCGCGACCAGTGGGGCTTTAAGGGCATCACCGTGTCCGACCACGGCGCGATTAAAGAGCTGATCAAACACGGTACGGCCTCCGACCCGGAAGACGCGGTGCGCGTGGCGCTCAAGTCCGGCATCAACATGAGCATGAGCGACGAGTACTACAGCAAGTACCTGCCGGGGCTGGTGAAGAGCGGCAAGGTGACGATGGCGGAGCTGGACGATGCCGCGCGTCACGTGCTGAACGTAAAATACGACATGGGGCTGTTTAACGATCCGTACAGCCACCTGGGCCCGAAAGCGTCTGACCCGGCGGACACCAACGCCGAAAGCCGCCTGCACCGCAAAGAGGCGCGTGACGTGGCGCGCGAAAGCCTGGTGCTGCTGAAAAACCGCCTCGACACGCTGCCGCTGAAAAAATCCGGCACCATTGCCGTGGTGGGCCCGCTGGCCGACAGCAAGCGCGACGTGATGGGCAGCTGGTCCGCCGCGGGCGTGGCCGACCAGTCGGTGACCGTGCTGACCGGCATCAAGAGCGCCGTGGGGGATAACGCCAAAGTGGTGTACGCCAAAGGGGCAAACGTCACCAACGATAAAGACATCGTGACCTTCCTCAACCAGTACGAGGAAGCGGTGAAGGTCGATCCGCGCACGCCGAAGGAGATGATCGACGAGGCGGTGAACGCCGCGAAGCAGTCTGACGTCGTTGTCGCGGTCGTGGGCGAAGCGCAGGGGATGGCGCACGAAGCCTCCAGCCGGACCGACATCACCATTCCGCAGAGCCAGCGCGATCTGATTGCCGCCCTGAAAGCCACCGGCAAGCCGCTGGTGCTGGTGCTGATGAACGGTCGTCCGCTGGCGCTGGTGAAAGAGGACCAGCAGGCAGACGCCATCCTGGAAACCTGGTTCGCCGGTACCGAAGGCGGTAACGCCATCGCCGACGTGCTGTTCGGTGATTACAACCCGTCCGGCAAGCTGCCGATGTCCTTCCCGCGCTCCGTCGGCCAGATCCCGGTCTACTACAGCCACCTGAATACCGGTCGTCCGTACAACGCCGACAAGCCGAACAAATACACCTCGCGTTACTTCGACGAAGCGAACGGCCCGCTGTATCCGTTTGGTTACGGCCTGAGCTACACCACCTTCAAGGTCTCTGACGTGAAAATGTCGGCCCCGACCCTGAAGCGTGACGGTAAGGTCACCGCCAGCGTTGAGGTGACCAACACCGGCAAGCGCGAAGGGGCAACGGTGATTCAGATGTACGTTCAGGATGTTACCGCCTCGATGAGTCGTCCCGTGAAGCAGCTGCGCGGCTTCGAGAAGGTCAATCTGAAGCCGGGAGAAACCCAAACCATCAGCTTCCCGATTGACGTGGATGCGCTGAAGTTCTGGAACCAGCAGATGAAATACGACGCGGAACCGGGCAAGTTTAACGTCTTTATCGGCGTGGATTCCGCCCGCGTGAATAAAGGCGAGTTCGAGCTGCTGTAA
- the pbpG gene encoding D-alanyl-D-alanine endopeptidase, with amino-acid sequence MLKFRVSLLSLALLLGASAAVPAIAKTPAVTAAAAQPQIASGSAMIVDLNTNKVIYASHPDLVRPIASITKLMTAMVVLDAHLPLDEKLKVDISHTPEMKGIYSRVRLNSEISRKNMLLLALMSSENRAAASLAHHYPGGYDAFIRAMNAKAKALGMNNTHYVEPTGLSINNVSTARDLTKLLIASKQYPLIGQLSTTREEMATFANPAYTLPFRNTNHLVYRDNWNIQLTKTGFTNAAGHCLVMRTVFNGKPVALVVMDAFGKYTHFADASRLRTWIETGKVQPVPAAALTYKKQKAEQMATAQND; translated from the coding sequence ATGCTGAAATTCCGAGTCTCTTTACTTAGCCTCGCGCTGCTGCTGGGCGCGTCCGCCGCCGTGCCGGCCATCGCTAAAACGCCCGCGGTGACTGCCGCCGCTGCCCAGCCGCAAATTGCGTCCGGCAGCGCGATGATTGTCGATCTCAACACCAATAAGGTGATCTACGCCAGCCATCCGGACCTGGTGCGCCCGATCGCCTCGATTACCAAATTAATGACCGCGATGGTGGTGCTTGACGCCCATCTGCCGCTGGACGAAAAGCTGAAAGTGGATATCAGCCACACGCCGGAGATGAAAGGGATCTACTCTCGCGTACGGCTGAACAGTGAAATCAGCCGTAAAAATATGCTGCTGCTGGCGCTGATGTCGTCCGAAAACCGTGCGGCGGCGAGCCTGGCGCACCACTACCCGGGCGGCTACGATGCCTTTATCCGCGCGATGAACGCGAAAGCGAAAGCGCTGGGAATGAATAATACGCACTATGTTGAACCGACGGGTCTGTCGATCAACAACGTCTCCACCGCCCGCGATCTGACGAAACTGCTGATTGCCAGCAAGCAGTATCCGCTGATCGGTCAGCTCAGCACTACCCGGGAAGAGATGGCGACGTTTGCGAACCCGGCCTATACGCTGCCGTTCCGCAACACTAACCATCTGGTTTACCGGGATAACTGGAATATTCAGCTAACGAAAACCGGCTTTACCAACGCGGCGGGGCACTGTCTGGTGATGCGCACGGTGTTTAACGGCAAGCCGGTGGCGCTGGTGGTGATGGATGCCTTCGGCAAATACACCCACTTCGCGGATGCAAGCCGCCTGCGTACCTGGATTGAAACAGGAAAAGTGCAGCCCGTACCGGCCGCGGCGCTGACGTATAAAAAGCAGAAAGCCGAGCAGATGGCGACGGCGCAGAACGATTAG
- a CDS encoding DedA family protein, translating to MDINALIEQYGYAALVIGSVAEGETITLLGGVAAHQGLLKFPLVVAAVALGGMIGDQLLYFLGLRFGPTLLKRFAKHKMKINRAQRLIQRHPYLFVIGTRFMYGFRIIGPILIGASRLPPKIFLPLNILGAIAWAAIFTTLGYVGGEVIGPWLHNLDQHLKHWAWLILVVVAVIGVRLWLKHRDNRRDEE from the coding sequence ATGGATATTAACGCACTCATTGAACAATATGGCTATGCCGCGCTGGTCATCGGCAGCGTGGCAGAAGGTGAAACCATCACGCTGTTAGGCGGCGTCGCCGCGCATCAGGGGTTGCTGAAATTCCCGCTGGTTGTCGCCGCGGTCGCCCTCGGCGGGATGATAGGCGATCAGCTGCTCTACTTTCTGGGGCTGCGCTTTGGGCCCACGCTGCTCAAGCGTTTCGCTAAACACAAAATGAAAATAAACCGCGCGCAGCGCCTGATCCAGCGACACCCTTACCTGTTCGTGATTGGCACCCGTTTTATGTACGGCTTCAGGATAATCGGGCCGATACTGATTGGGGCCAGCCGTCTGCCCCCGAAAATTTTCCTGCCGCTGAATATTCTTGGCGCCATTGCGTGGGCGGCGATCTTCACGACGCTCGGTTACGTGGGTGGCGAGGTGATCGGTCCGTGGCTGCACAATCTCGACCAGCACCTGAAGCACTGGGCGTGGTTGATTCTGGTGGTCGTGGCGGTGATTGGGGTTCGGCTGTGGCTGAAGCACCGGGATAACAGGCGGGATGAGGAGTGA
- a CDS encoding ABC transporter permease — protein MPIKCHNRVLLLLAFVAFAAVALPFVNVAPNRLMSGEGKALWQVWSFTPGWLMASLGAWVILSLWQGRPAQWLTLLLSEGLFIILFWSAGLAATHMASAESPLARTTIGSGLWLWLALCLLACSDAIRRLIASSVWRWVLNAQIWCIPLFLLFSGELNNLSLLKEYANRQEVFDDALAQHLTILLGTLLPALLLGIPLGMWCYRHPSRQGGVFAVLNVIQTIPSVALFGLLIAPLAGLVKAVPVLGTLGIAGTGLTPALIALVLYALLPLVRGVVAGLGQVAPDVLESAHAMGMSARQCFWKIQLPLALPLLLRSLRVVAVQTVGMAVIAALIGAGGFGALVFQGLLSSALDLVLLGVVPTIALAVVVDALFALWLALLRRSAND, from the coding sequence GTGCCGATAAAATGTCATAACCGCGTCCTGCTGCTGTTGGCCTTTGTGGCCTTCGCGGCGGTCGCGTTACCGTTTGTCAACGTTGCCCCAAACCGGCTGATGTCGGGGGAGGGGAAAGCGCTCTGGCAGGTCTGGTCGTTTACGCCGGGGTGGCTTATGGCGTCGCTGGGCGCGTGGGTGATCCTGTCGCTCTGGCAGGGACGCCCGGCGCAGTGGCTTACGCTGCTCCTCTCTGAAGGGCTGTTCATCATCCTGTTCTGGAGCGCCGGTCTGGCGGCGACGCATATGGCTTCGGCGGAAAGTCCGCTGGCGAGAACCACGATAGGCAGCGGCCTGTGGCTGTGGCTGGCGCTCTGCCTGCTGGCCTGCAGCGATGCCATTCGTCGACTCATCGCCAGTTCCGTCTGGCGCTGGGTACTCAACGCGCAGATATGGTGTATTCCCTTGTTCCTGCTGTTCAGCGGGGAGTTGAACAATCTCTCGCTGTTAAAAGAGTACGCCAACCGCCAGGAGGTGTTTGACGATGCCCTGGCGCAGCACCTGACGATCCTCCTCGGCACGCTCTTGCCGGCGCTTCTGCTCGGGATCCCCCTGGGCATGTGGTGCTATCGCCATCCTTCACGTCAGGGCGGGGTCTTCGCCGTGCTCAACGTCATCCAGACCATTCCCTCCGTTGCGCTGTTTGGCCTGCTGATTGCCCCCCTGGCCGGGCTGGTGAAGGCTGTTCCGGTGCTGGGAACGCTGGGCATAGCCGGAACGGGGCTAACGCCCGCCCTGATCGCGCTGGTGCTGTACGCGCTGCTGCCGCTGGTGCGCGGCGTGGTGGCGGGTTTAGGCCAGGTCGCGCCGGACGTGCTGGAAAGCGCCCATGCGATGGGAATGAGCGCGCGGCAGTGTTTCTGGAAAATTCAGCTGCCGCTGGCGCTGCCCCTGCTGCTGCGCAGCCTGCGGGTGGTGGCGGTCCAGACCGTCGGCATGGCGGTAATTGCGGCGCTGATTGGCGCGGGCGGCTTTGGCGCGCTGGTGTTTCAGGGCCTGCTGAGCAGCGCTCTCGACCTGGTGTTATTGGGCGTGGTGCCCACCATTGCGCTGGCGGTTGTCGTCGACGCGCTGTTTGCCTTATGGCTCGCGTTGCTCAGGAGAAGCGCCAATGATTGA
- a CDS encoding Yip1 family protein has product MNHVWGLFSHPDREMHVIKSENETVSHHYTHHVLLMAAVPVICAFIGTTQIGWNFGDGTVVQLSWFTGLYLAIVFYGLMLAGVAIMGRVIHWMARNYPQRPSLAHCMVFAGYVATPLFLSGIVALYPLVWLCALIGTIALFYTGYLLYLGIPTFLNINKEEGLSFSSSTLAIGVLVLEALLALTVILWGYGYRLF; this is encoded by the coding sequence ATGAACCATGTCTGGGGACTTTTCTCCCATCCCGATCGTGAAATGCATGTCATTAAAAGTGAGAACGAAACGGTCTCGCATCATTACACGCACCACGTGCTGCTGATGGCTGCGGTGCCGGTAATATGCGCCTTTATCGGAACAACACAAATCGGCTGGAACTTCGGTGACGGCACCGTGGTTCAGCTTTCCTGGTTTACCGGACTCTATCTGGCCATCGTGTTCTATGGCCTGATGCTGGCAGGGGTAGCGATCATGGGTCGCGTCATTCACTGGATGGCGCGTAACTACCCGCAGCGTCCGTCGCTGGCGCACTGTATGGTTTTTGCCGGATACGTCGCGACCCCGCTGTTCTTAAGCGGTATTGTTGCGCTCTATCCCCTGGTCTGGCTGTGCGCGCTGATCGGTACCATTGCCCTCTTTTACACTGGCTATCTGCTGTACCTGGGGATCCCAACCTTCCTCAATATCAACAAAGAAGAGGGCCTGAGTTTTTCCAGCTCAACGCTCGCCATCGGGGTGCTGGTGCTGGAGGCGCTACTGGCGCTGACGGTTATTCTTTGGGGTTATGGATACCGTCTCTTCTGA
- the dld gene encoding D-lactate dehydrogenase encodes MSSVRTDDNKTFINELSRLVGSSHLLTDPAKTARYRKGFRSGQGDALAVVFPGTLLELWRVLSACVAADKIILMQAANTGLTEGSTPNGNDYDRDIVIISTLRLDKLHLLDKGEQVLAFPGTTLYSLEKALKPLGREPHSVIGSSCIGASVVGGICNNSGGSLVQRGPAYTEMSLFARIDENGKLTLVNHLGIDLGVTPEQILSKLDDDRVKDEDVQHDGRHAHDHDYVTRVRDIDADTPARYNADPDRLFESSGCAGKLAVFAVRLDTFPAEKKQQVFYIGTNQPEVLTEIRRHILGEFTHLPVAGEYMHRDIYDIAERYGKDTFLMIDRLGTDKMPFFFTMKGRTDAMLEKVSLFKPHFTDRFMQKLGNVFPAHLPERMKTWRDKYEHHLLLKMAGDGIAEAQSWLTEFFKTAEGDFFACTPEEGSKAFLHRFAAAGAAIRYQAVHSEEVEDILALDIALRRNDTEWFEHLPPEIDSKLVHKLYYGHFMCYVFHQDYIVKKGVDAHALKEQMLALLRERGAQYPAEHNVGHLYKAPDALKQFYRENDPTNSMNPGIGKTTRKKYWKESTDAEQPITQAPD; translated from the coding sequence ATGTCTTCTGTTCGAACTGACGATAACAAAACATTTATTAACGAACTGTCGCGCCTGGTTGGCTCCTCTCACCTGCTTACCGACCCGGCCAAAACCGCCCGCTACCGCAAGGGCTTCCGCTCCGGACAGGGCGACGCGCTGGCGGTGGTCTTCCCCGGCACGCTGCTGGAGCTGTGGCGCGTGCTGAGCGCCTGCGTCGCCGCCGACAAGATTATTTTAATGCAGGCCGCCAATACCGGCCTGACCGAAGGCTCCACGCCGAACGGCAACGATTACGATCGTGACATCGTGATTATCAGCACCCTGCGCCTCGACAAGCTGCACCTGCTGGACAAGGGCGAGCAGGTGCTGGCCTTCCCCGGCACCACGCTCTACTCCCTGGAAAAAGCGCTTAAGCCGCTGGGTCGTGAGCCGCACTCGGTGATTGGCTCCTCCTGCATTGGCGCTTCGGTCGTGGGTGGGATCTGCAATAACTCCGGCGGCTCGCTGGTACAGCGCGGCCCGGCCTACACCGAGATGTCGCTGTTTGCCCGAATAGATGAAAACGGCAAGCTGACGCTGGTTAACCATCTGGGTATCGATCTCGGCGTCACGCCGGAACAGATCCTCAGCAAGCTCGACGACGATCGCGTGAAGGACGAAGACGTTCAGCACGACGGCCGCCATGCGCACGATCATGACTACGTGACCCGCGTGCGCGATATCGACGCCGATACCCCAGCGCGCTACAACGCCGACCCGGACCGCCTGTTTGAATCCTCCGGCTGCGCGGGCAAGCTGGCCGTTTTCGCGGTGCGTCTGGATACCTTCCCGGCAGAGAAAAAGCAGCAGGTGTTTTATATCGGTACCAATCAGCCAGAGGTGCTAACCGAAATTCGCCGTCATATTCTGGGCGAATTCACCCATCTGCCGGTGGCGGGCGAGTACATGCACCGGGACATTTACGACATCGCCGAGCGTTACGGCAAAGATACGTTCCTGATGATCGACAGGCTCGGCACCGACAAAATGCCGTTCTTCTTCACCATGAAGGGCCGTACCGACGCGATGCTGGAGAAAGTGTCGCTGTTCAAACCCCACTTCACTGACCGCTTTATGCAGAAGCTGGGCAACGTTTTCCCCGCGCATTTGCCGGAGCGAATGAAAACCTGGCGCGATAAGTACGAGCACCATCTGCTGCTGAAAATGGCCGGGGACGGGATCGCCGAAGCGCAGAGCTGGCTGACCGAATTCTTCAAAACCGCCGAAGGGGATTTCTTCGCCTGTACGCCTGAAGAGGGCAGCAAGGCCTTCCTGCACCGCTTTGCCGCCGCAGGTGCCGCCATCCGCTACCAGGCGGTGCATTCCGAAGAGGTGGAGGACATTCTGGCGCTGGATATCGCCCTGCGTCGTAACGACACCGAGTGGTTTGAGCACCTGCCGCCGGAAATCGACAGCAAGCTGGTGCACAAGCTCTATTACGGCCACTTTATGTGCTACGTCTTCCATCAGGATTACATTGTCAAAAAAGGGGTGGATGCCCACGCGCTGAAGGAGCAGATGCTCGCCCTGTTGCGTGAACGTGGCGCACAATATCCTGCCGAGCACAACGTTGGGCATCTTTATAAGGCCCCTGACGCACTTAAGCAGTTTTATCGCGAGAATGACCCTACAAACAGCATGAATCCCGGCATTGGTAAAACAACGCGGAAGAAATACTGGAAAGAGAGCACAGACGCGGAGCAGCCCATAACGCAAGCGCCTGATTAA
- a CDS encoding GNAT family N-acetyltransferase — translation MSAIDVLSETELEVRDALPDDVHAIAAIYAWHVLHGRASFEEVPPTIDEMRHRMKNVAEHGLPWLIALYRGIVVGYCYATPYRPRHAYRYTLEESIYVDASITGRGFGSALMSALIARCEQGPWRQMIAVVGDGNNNAGSLRLHKKHGFEIVGQLRSVGYKKGDWRDTVIMQRPLNDGDWTLPE, via the coding sequence ATGTCGGCTATTGATGTTTTATCCGAGACCGAGCTGGAAGTGCGCGATGCCCTTCCCGATGATGTGCATGCCATCGCCGCCATTTATGCCTGGCATGTGCTTCACGGGCGCGCGTCATTTGAGGAAGTCCCTCCGACCATCGACGAAATGCGCCATCGAATGAAAAACGTGGCCGAGCACGGTTTACCGTGGCTTATCGCGCTGTATCGCGGCATCGTGGTGGGCTACTGCTACGCTACCCCTTATCGTCCGCGACACGCCTACCGTTATACCCTGGAAGAGTCGATTTACGTCGATGCCAGCATCACCGGGCGCGGTTTTGGCTCGGCGCTAATGTCTGCGCTGATTGCACGCTGCGAGCAAGGCCCGTGGCGGCAGATGATTGCCGTGGTGGGAGATGGCAATAATAACGCCGGCTCGTTGCGGCTGCATAAAAAGCACGGCTTCGAGATTGTCGGCCAGCTGCGCAGCGTGGGGTATAAGAAAGGCGACTGGCGGGATACGGTGATTATGCAGCGCCCGCTCAACGATGGTGACTGGACGCTGCCGGAATAA
- the osmF gene encoding glycine betaine ABC transporter substrate-binding protein OsmF: MTIKTGMAVSAALLAALSLPLQAAEPVKVGSKIDTEGALLGNIILQVLESHGVKTVNKVQLGTTPVVRGAITSGELDIYPEYTGNGAFFFKQENDPAWKNAKAGYEKVKKLDAEQNKLVWLTPAPANNTWTIAVRKDVAEKGKLTTLADLSRYLKEKGDFKLAASAEFIERPDALPAFEKAYDFKLDQAQLLSLAGGDTAVTIKAAAQQTSGVNAAMAYGTDGPVAALGLQTLTDPKGVQPIYAPTPVVREAVLKAHPEIADWLKPVFEKLDEKTLQQLNASIAVEGLDAKKVAADFLKQQGLVK, from the coding sequence ATGACGATTAAAACGGGGATGGCCGTTTCGGCAGCGTTACTTGCGGCGCTCAGCCTGCCGCTGCAGGCGGCGGAGCCGGTAAAGGTGGGCTCAAAGATCGATACCGAAGGCGCGCTGCTCGGCAATATCATCCTGCAGGTGCTGGAAAGCCACGGCGTGAAAACGGTCAATAAAGTTCAGCTGGGCACCACGCCCGTCGTGCGCGGGGCGATTACCTCCGGCGAGCTGGATATCTATCCGGAATACACCGGCAACGGGGCCTTCTTCTTCAAACAAGAAAACGATCCGGCATGGAAAAACGCCAAAGCCGGATATGAAAAGGTTAAAAAACTCGACGCGGAGCAGAACAAGCTGGTCTGGCTGACTCCGGCTCCGGCCAACAACACCTGGACTATCGCCGTGCGCAAGGACGTGGCGGAGAAAGGCAAGCTGACTACGCTTGCGGATCTCAGCCGCTATCTGAAAGAGAAGGGCGACTTTAAGCTTGCCGCGTCCGCGGAGTTTATCGAGCGTCCTGACGCGCTCCCGGCGTTTGAAAAAGCCTACGACTTCAAGCTCGACCAGGCGCAGCTGCTCTCGCTGGCGGGCGGGGATACGGCGGTGACCATCAAGGCGGCGGCGCAGCAAACCTCTGGCGTTAACGCGGCGATGGCCTACGGCACCGACGGCCCGGTGGCGGCGCTTGGCCTGCAAACCCTGACCGATCCAAAAGGCGTGCAGCCGATTTACGCCCCGACCCCGGTCGTGCGTGAGGCGGTGTTGAAAGCCCATCCGGAGATTGCCGACTGGCTCAAGCCGGTCTTCGAAAAGCTGGATGAAAAAACGCTGCAGCAGCTGAATGCCAGCATTGCCGTCGAGGGACTGGATGCCAAAAAAGTGGCCGCCGACTTCCTGAAACAACAAGGGCTTGTGAAGTAA